From Carettochelys insculpta isolate YL-2023 chromosome 22, ASM3395843v1, whole genome shotgun sequence, one genomic window encodes:
- the DACT3 gene encoding dapper homolog 3 isoform X2 produces the protein MWELEQQVGGLRLYPEKASGEAAETDSWPSSGFYEGGSSAMASDSPPSGFGDSSGFPSASGSCSRIGQAESRGSYASERPKSMGEVGSSAKDGAGRGMVPRSYSAPYSSAQDYPSEPPPRHPPRDSLEPFLYPSPLHAVAMQNPLLRGCLYDAVAFSPGLAYGAEQAGGLEEFAEQELPSYPEAAHCHKVESYISQLIRRRSQLARGGKPRTSLNAELPAKGVARQNSLCKRPSELLPPPAERRPPPAMERGSSTPSPCGYEGGAGAATRIWSSWDAAAERTLAAKGAPEGYGPPHAGLKKPPKLQALAHLRLAPSMDHYEEGLGEAGAPPRSEQDPPPYEERGGPRPPPVCSEEGACQMVKAQYIPAQQPPRAQRGAKKKPPPLTKGRSVELSPERAPATPRERPRAAALPKKCRFSEEGGEAPGGRRGSARKGSPRSKKAARSQSENSLLNKPGASGPKYHTVERDEGALKPARQRRPHPAGGGGYRKWRSTAEICQEEAGGGEPRRSRRAGRSGPGAASPPRHVLYGYAGSDSECSGGWGGGPRQAPVCRLEEGLAYGDSESSLSEGGSPAFSTGSSDTDESSGLVWPQQLSPQLVANAGPGLAAGRPKVFVKIKASHALKKKIMRFRSGSLKVMTTV, from the exons atgtgggagctggagcagcaagTCGGGGGCCTGCGGCTGTACCCTGAAAAGGCCAGCGGGGAGGCGGCTGAGACGGACAGCTGGCCCAGCTCTG GTTTCTATGAAGGGGGCTCGTCTGCCATGGCCTCAGACTCGCCGCCCTCTGGCTTCGGGGACTCTTCCGGCTTCCCCTCCGCCTCCGGCTCCTGCTCCCGCATCGGCCAGGCCGAATCTCGCGGCAGCTACGCCAGCGAACGCCCCAAGTCCATGG GCGAGGTGGGCAGCAGCGCGAAGGACGGCGCCGGGCGGGGCATGGTTCCCCGCTCCTACTCAGCCCCCTACTCCAGCGCTCAGGACTACCCCTCCGAGCCGCCCCCGCGCCACCCGCCGCGAGACAGCCTGGAGCCCTTCCtctaccccagccccctccacgcCGTGGCCATGCAGAACCCGCTGCTCCGGGGCTGCCTCTACGACGCCGTCGCCTTCTCGCCGGGCCTGGCCTACGGGGCGGAGCAGGCCGGGGGGCTGGAGGAGTTTGCGGAGCAGGAGCTGCCCAGTTACCCCGAGGCCGCTCACTGCCACAAGGTGGAGAGCTACATCTCCCAGCTGATCCGCCGGCGCAGCCAGCTGGCACGGGGCGGCAAGCCCAGGACTAGCCTCAACGCCGAGCTGCCCGCCAAGGGGGTGGCCCGCCAGAACAGCCTCTGCAAGAGGCCTTcggagctgctgccccccccggcTGAGCGCAGGCCCCCCCCGGCCATGGAGCGGGGCAGCAGCACCCCCTCGCCCTGCGGCTACGAGGGCGGGGCCGGCGCGGCCACCCGCATCTGGTCGTCCTGGGACGCCGCGGCGGAGAGGACGCTGGCCGCCAAGGGGGCCCCTGAAGGCTACGGCCCCCCCCACGCCGGCCTCAAGAAGCCCCCCAAGCTGCAGGCGCTGGCCCACCTCCGGCTGGCCCCCTCCATGGATCactatgaggaggggctgggtgaagccggggccccccccagaagTGAGCAGGACCCACCACCCTACGAGGAGAGGgggggcccccgccccccgccagtcTGCAGCGAGGAGGGGGCCTGCCAGATGGTGAAGGCCCAGTACATCccggcccagcagcccccccgcgCCCAGCGAGGCGCCAAAAAGAAGCCCCCGCCCCTCACCAAGGGGCGCTCGGTGGAGCTGTCTCCCGAGCGGGCCCCGGCAACCCCCAGGGAGAGGCCCCGGGCGGCGGCACTGCCCAAGAAGTGCCGCTTCAGCGAGGAGGGCGGGGAGGCGCCCGGTGGGCGCCGGGGCAGTGCCAGGAAGGGCTCCCCCCGCAGCAAGAAGGCCGCCCGCTCGCAGTCGGAGAACAGCCTCTTGAACAAGCCGGGTGCCTCAGGCCCCAAGTACCACACAGTGGAGCGGGACGAGGGGGCGCTCAAGCCGGCCCGGCAGCGCCGGCCCCACCCGGCCGGCGGCGGCGGCTACCGGAAGTGGCGCTCGACGGCAGAGATCTGCCAGGAGGAGGCGGGCGGTGGGGAGCCGCGGCGGAGTCGGCGGGCTGGGCGGAGTGGGCCGGGCGCTGCCTCGCCCCCCCGCCATGTGCTGTACGGCTATGCCGGCAGCGACTCGGAGTGCTCGGGTGGGTGGGGCGGCGGGCCCCGGCAGGCGCCCGTGTGCCGGCTGGAGGAGGGCCTGGCCTACGGCGACAGCGAGTCCAGCCTGAGCGAGGGCGGCTCGCCTGCCTTCAGCACCGGCTCCAGCGACACGGACGAGAGCAGCGGGCtggtctggccccagcagctctcgCCCCAGCTGGTGGCCAACGCTGGCCCCGGCCTGGCCGCTGGGCGGCCCAAGGTCTTCGTCAAGATCAAGGCCTCCCATGCCCTGAAGAAGAAGATCATGCGCTTCCGTTCGGGCTCCCTGAAAGTGATGACGACGGTGTGA
- the GNG8 gene encoding guanine nucleotide-binding protein G(I)/G(S)/G(O) subunit gamma-8 isoform X2, whose translation MSNNMAKIAEARKMVEQLKLEVNIDRMKVSKAAADLLAYCEAHAKEDPLVTPVPSSENPFREKRLFCIVL comes from the exons ATGTCCAACAACATGGCCAAGATCGCCGAGGCCCGCAAGATGGTGGAGCAGCTCAAGCTGGAGGTGAACATTGACCGCATGAAG GTGTCCAAGGCAGCCGCGGATTTGCTGGCCTACTGCGAGGCACACGCCAAGGAGGACCCACTGGTGACCCCGGTGCCCTCCTCGGAGAACCCCTTTCGCGAAAAGCGGCTCTTCTGCATCGTGCTGTGA
- the GNG8 gene encoding guanine nucleotide-binding protein G(I)/G(S)/G(O) subunit gamma-8 isoform X1 encodes MAGQVSAWGTMSNNMAKIAEARKMVEQLKLEVNIDRMKVSKAAADLLAYCEAHAKEDPLVTPVPSSENPFREKRLFCIVL; translated from the exons ATGGCAGGGCAAGTGTCTGCCTGGGGAACCATGTCCAACAACATGGCCAAGATCGCCGAGGCCCGCAAGATGGTGGAGCAGCTCAAGCTGGAGGTGAACATTGACCGCATGAAG GTGTCCAAGGCAGCCGCGGATTTGCTGGCCTACTGCGAGGCACACGCCAAGGAGGACCCACTGGTGACCCCGGTGCCCTCCTCGGAGAACCCCTTTCGCGAAAAGCGGCTCTTCTGCATCGTGCTGTGA